From Myxococcus xanthus, a single genomic window includes:
- a CDS encoding M57 family metalloprotease — protein sequence MAKFRSIALLAGISVLGSACGAPESETQDTQQVSFEEFRAGAYQEPESGGFVVDGDIFLPTESELREFYEQSVGGIGTQQGALAVYYSGGRDIKWSASQALNLTYCVSTKFGGNYTRVVNAMKSAAAEWEAAANVKFVHVSAEDSKCTNRNNNVVFDVNQTNTSQYLARAFFPNSARRSANVLISTTSFQNISPWTLEGVLRHELGHVLGFRHEHTRLTSTGCYEDNAWRALTPYDASSVMHYPQCSGTQTGDLVLTSNDRSGARALYP from the coding sequence ATGGCTAAGTTTCGCTCCATTGCGCTTCTGGCAGGCATCTCCGTCCTTGGCTCCGCGTGCGGCGCCCCTGAGTCCGAGACGCAGGATACGCAGCAGGTCTCGTTCGAGGAGTTCCGCGCCGGCGCGTATCAGGAGCCCGAGTCCGGCGGCTTCGTCGTCGACGGTGACATCTTCCTGCCGACGGAGTCGGAGCTGCGCGAGTTCTACGAGCAGTCCGTCGGCGGCATTGGAACGCAGCAGGGCGCGCTGGCCGTGTATTACAGCGGTGGACGCGACATCAAGTGGAGCGCCAGCCAGGCCCTCAACCTCACGTACTGCGTGAGCACCAAGTTCGGCGGCAACTACACGCGCGTGGTCAACGCGATGAAGAGCGCCGCGGCGGAGTGGGAGGCGGCCGCCAACGTCAAGTTCGTCCACGTCAGCGCTGAAGACTCGAAGTGCACCAACCGCAACAACAACGTCGTGTTCGACGTGAACCAGACCAACACGTCCCAGTACCTGGCGCGCGCCTTCTTCCCCAACAGCGCCCGCCGCAGTGCCAACGTCCTCATCTCGACCACGTCCTTCCAGAACATCTCGCCCTGGACGCTGGAGGGCGTGCTTCGCCACGAGCTGGGTCACGTGCTGGGCTTCCGCCACGAGCACACCCGCCTCACCAGCACCGGCTGCTACGAGGACAACGCCTGGCGCGCGCTGACGCCGTATGACGCCAGCTCCGTCATGCACTACCCGCAGTGCAGCGGTACCCAGACGGGCGACCTGGTGCTGACCAGCAACGACCGCAGCGGCGCCCGCGCGCTGTACCCGTAA
- a CDS encoding aldo/keto reductase, translated as MKYTQLGRSGLSVSRLCLGTMNFGWTAEEPESHAIMDSALGHGINFFDTANVYGFGENKGRTEEVIGNWFAKGDRRRERTVLATKLYAPMGDWPNEGKLSALNIRRALDASLKRLRTDYVDLYQFHHIDRATPWEEIWQAMEVAVAQGKVLYVGSSNFAGWHIAQAQAVAARRNFTGLVSEQSLYNLMARTVELEVLPSAQFHGVGILPWSPLQGGLLGGVLRKEREGKRRLEGRAKEALQKHRDRIERYEALADELGHEPGDVALAWLLHQPAVTAPIIGPRTSAQLDAAVHAAGVTLDAKTLSRLDDIFPGHKPAPEDYAW; from the coding sequence ATGAAGTACACGCAATTGGGCCGCTCGGGGCTCTCCGTCAGCCGGCTGTGCCTGGGCACCATGAACTTCGGTTGGACGGCCGAGGAGCCGGAGTCCCACGCCATCATGGATTCCGCGCTCGGCCACGGCATCAACTTCTTCGACACCGCCAACGTCTACGGCTTCGGGGAGAACAAGGGCCGCACCGAGGAGGTCATCGGCAACTGGTTCGCCAAGGGCGACCGGCGGCGCGAGCGCACCGTGCTCGCGACCAAGCTCTACGCGCCCATGGGTGACTGGCCCAACGAGGGCAAGCTGTCCGCGCTCAACATCCGCCGCGCGCTGGATGCCAGCTTGAAGCGGCTGCGCACGGACTACGTCGACCTCTATCAGTTCCACCACATCGACCGCGCCACGCCCTGGGAGGAGATCTGGCAGGCCATGGAGGTGGCCGTGGCGCAGGGCAAGGTGCTCTACGTCGGCAGCAGCAACTTCGCGGGCTGGCACATCGCCCAGGCCCAGGCCGTGGCGGCACGGCGCAACTTCACCGGACTGGTCAGCGAACAGTCGCTCTACAACCTGATGGCGCGCACCGTGGAGCTGGAGGTGTTGCCCTCCGCGCAGTTCCATGGCGTGGGCATCCTCCCCTGGTCTCCCCTCCAGGGCGGACTGCTGGGCGGCGTGCTCCGCAAGGAGCGCGAGGGCAAGCGCCGGCTGGAAGGACGCGCCAAGGAAGCCCTCCAGAAGCACCGCGACCGCATCGAGCGCTACGAGGCGCTCGCCGACGAGCTCGGGCATGAGCCCGGTGACGTCGCGCTGGCGTGGCTGCTGCACCAGCCCGCTGTCACCGCGCCCATCATCGGACCGCGAACCTCCGCCCAGCTCGATGCCGCCGTCCACGCGGCCGGTGTCACACTTGATGCGAAAACATTGTCACGCCTGGATGACATCTTCCCGGGCCACAAGCCCGCCCCGGAGGACTACGCTTGGTGA
- a CDS encoding SRPBCC family protein codes for MKRNSHARLLSSDTVRIERLLPGPIERVWAFLTEAEKRRLWLAGGPTETKVGGKVELLFRHAELSEEGGAPPSRHADMAQGHVNMGRVTACEPPHLFAYTWAENHGDPSEVRFELTEREDGVLLTVTHVRLDGRDSLRSVAGGWHTHLDLLVDRLNGQRSPDFWEAYERVHAEYVTRPGFE; via the coding sequence ATGAAACGAAACTCGCACGCCCGCCTGTTGTCCTCCGACACCGTCCGTATCGAACGCCTGCTGCCCGGCCCCATCGAGCGCGTGTGGGCCTTTCTCACCGAGGCGGAGAAGCGCCGGCTGTGGCTCGCGGGCGGCCCCACGGAGACGAAGGTTGGTGGCAAGGTGGAGCTGCTGTTCCGCCACGCCGAGCTGTCAGAGGAAGGCGGCGCCCCACCGTCGCGCCATGCGGACATGGCACAGGGCCACGTCAATATGGGGCGCGTGACGGCGTGTGAGCCGCCGCACCTGTTTGCCTATACGTGGGCGGAGAACCACGGGGACCCGTCAGAGGTCCGCTTCGAGCTGACCGAGCGCGAGGACGGCGTCCTGCTGACCGTCACCCACGTGCGACTCGATGGCCGGGACTCCCTGCGCAGCGTGGCGGGCGGCTGGCATACGCACCTCGACCTCCTGGTCGACCGGCTGAATGGACAGCGCTCGCCGGACTTCTGGGAAGCCTACGAGCGCGTCCACGCCGAATACGTCACGCGCCCGGGCTTTGAGTAA
- a CDS encoding SRPBCC family protein, whose protein sequence is MASTGNDKGAPVATAMMMIRRPVADVFAAFVDPAITTKFWFSRGSARLQPGGTAQWFWDTYGVSATVNVLDFEPGARLRIEWGDPGAMTFVEWTFTALSPDRTFVRVVESGFRGDDKAVVARALDSTGGFNLLLAGAKAWLEHGIELALVPDHVPEDARHLV, encoded by the coding sequence ATGGCGTCGACAGGGAATGACAAGGGTGCGCCGGTTGCCACGGCGATGATGATGATTCGCCGTCCCGTGGCGGACGTCTTCGCGGCCTTCGTGGACCCCGCAATCACCACGAAGTTCTGGTTCAGCCGGGGCAGCGCGCGGCTCCAGCCCGGCGGCACGGCGCAGTGGTTCTGGGACACCTACGGCGTGTCGGCCACCGTGAACGTGTTGGACTTCGAGCCCGGCGCCCGCCTGCGCATCGAGTGGGGCGACCCGGGTGCGATGACCTTCGTCGAGTGGACCTTCACGGCGCTGTCGCCGGACCGCACGTTTGTCCGCGTCGTCGAGTCCGGCTTCCGGGGTGACGACAAGGCCGTCGTGGCGCGGGCGCTGGACAGCACCGGGGGATTCAACCTGCTCCTCGCCGGGGCCAAGGCCTGGCTGGAGCACGGCATCGAGCTCGCGCTCGTTCCGGACCATGTCCCCGAGGACGCGCGGCACCTCGTCTGA
- a CDS encoding transcriptional regulator, producing the protein MSAPVPPARGSTVRGALEAALTSAPESGLTAKDLSALVGISEKDVAGHLEHLEKSLKVQGARLEVLPASCLACGFTFKDRRRFTRPGACPQCRATRIDPPAFRVIG; encoded by the coding sequence GTGAGTGCCCCTGTTCCTCCAGCGCGCGGCAGCACCGTGCGCGGCGCGCTGGAGGCGGCGCTGACGTCCGCCCCGGAGAGCGGCCTCACCGCGAAGGACCTCTCCGCCCTGGTGGGCATCTCCGAGAAGGACGTGGCCGGGCACCTGGAGCACCTGGAGAAATCCCTCAAGGTCCAGGGCGCCCGCCTGGAGGTGTTACCTGCCTCATGCCTGGCGTGTGGCTTCACCTTCAAGGACCGCAGGCGCTTCACGCGGCCTGGTGCCTGCCCCCAGTGTCGCGCCACTCGCATCGATCCGCCGGCCTTCCGCGTCATCGGTTGA
- a CDS encoding SPW repeat domain-containing protein, producing the protein MAEPQTLSPSTPRLVPSQVPPKGRFRRGVRRAMDRSAAAGIISRPLLGRLPLRRWVPQDLHSLMDYKGGTASVVAGVLSGDAVAKSAGIALGSTILGVSLLTDYRISLTKLIPIEAHEIADYAFGAASILSPFVLGYAKRSPLAAAIHVAVGVTTVLASLVTDYRCQTGMHLGGELATDPGAIGA; encoded by the coding sequence ATGGCTGAACCGCAGACCCTGAGCCCGTCCACCCCCAGACTCGTCCCCTCCCAGGTGCCTCCCAAAGGGCGCTTCCGGCGGGGTGTGCGCCGCGCCATGGACCGGAGCGCCGCCGCTGGCATCATCTCCCGTCCGCTCCTGGGGCGGCTGCCGTTGCGCCGGTGGGTGCCCCAGGACCTGCACTCGCTCATGGACTACAAGGGCGGGACGGCCTCGGTGGTGGCGGGGGTGTTGTCCGGAGATGCCGTGGCGAAGTCCGCGGGCATTGCCCTGGGGTCCACCATCCTCGGTGTGTCATTGTTGACGGACTACCGCATCAGCTTGACCAAGCTCATCCCCATCGAAGCGCATGAAATCGCCGACTATGCCTTTGGCGCCGCGTCCATCCTCTCGCCCTTCGTGCTGGGCTATGCGAAGCGCAGCCCGCTGGCCGCGGCCATCCACGTGGCGGTGGGCGTGACGACCGTGCTCGCGTCGCTGGTGACGGACTACCGGTGCCAGACGGGCATGCACCTGGGCGGCGAGCTGGCGACGGACCCGGGGGCGATTGGCGCGTGA
- a CDS encoding cold-shock protein, which translates to MATGTVKWFNDAKGFGFIVQDGGGEDVFVHHSAINMDGFRTLQEGQKVEFEVGRGPKGLQAQNVRAA; encoded by the coding sequence ATGGCAACCGGTACCGTCAAGTGGTTCAACGATGCGAAGGGCTTTGGGTTCATCGTGCAGGACGGCGGCGGTGAGGACGTGTTCGTCCATCACAGCGCAATCAACATGGATGGCTTCCGCACCCTGCAGGAAGGCCAGAAGGTGGAGTTCGAAGTAGGCCGGGGCCCCAAGGGTCTGCAGGCGCAGAACGTTCGCGCGGCCTGA
- a CDS encoding DUF99 family protein encodes MRLPRFPRVIGFDDGPFARRPGAAVPLAGVVCGGTRFEGLVWGRVRRDGWNATREVCRLLEGGKFLPQLHLVLLDGIAFGGFNVVDLPLLASRLKRPCVAVMRRPPDLDAVERALRRLPRADARWAKLKRAGPIHQLGGFTFQVQGAEPAWVAEALARVTDRGLVPEALRLAHLIGSAVVTGQSSQRA; translated from the coding sequence ATGCGCCTGCCCCGCTTCCCGCGTGTCATCGGCTTCGACGACGGCCCCTTCGCGCGCCGCCCCGGCGCCGCCGTGCCCCTGGCGGGCGTGGTGTGTGGAGGCACGCGCTTCGAAGGGCTCGTCTGGGGACGGGTGCGCCGCGACGGCTGGAATGCCACGCGGGAGGTGTGCCGGCTGCTGGAAGGCGGGAAGTTCCTCCCGCAGCTCCACCTGGTGCTGCTGGATGGCATTGCGTTCGGCGGCTTCAACGTCGTGGACCTGCCCCTGCTGGCCAGCCGGCTGAAGCGGCCGTGCGTGGCGGTGATGCGGCGGCCACCGGACCTGGACGCGGTGGAGCGCGCGCTGCGGCGTCTGCCTCGCGCGGACGCGCGCTGGGCGAAGCTGAAGCGCGCGGGTCCCATCCACCAATTGGGAGGCTTCACCTTCCAGGTGCAGGGCGCGGAGCCCGCCTGGGTGGCGGAGGCGCTGGCGCGCGTGACGGACCGCGGCCTCGTCCCCGAGGCCCTGCGGCTGGCACACCTCATCGGCTCCGCCGTCGTGACCGGTCAGAGCAGTCAGCGCGCCTGA
- a CDS encoding DUF2378 family protein has translation MPEKLVFEHTLEGLFVRGLGARVTPVLRERLREVGVDLERKLQPAYAFETWCFAVRVAARELHPDVPDDVGYALLGERLVDGYRETVLGRAAFGVIQLLGPRRCVSRARQMFRSGNNYTETRLDDVSPTEVDLWMNEAGAIRYFTQGALRAGLRAVGAPHAEVQVRAFTDEGVTYRLTWRNGHEA, from the coding sequence ATGCCGGAGAAGCTCGTCTTCGAGCACACCTTGGAGGGTCTCTTCGTGCGAGGACTGGGGGCCCGCGTCACCCCCGTGCTCCGCGAGCGGCTGCGGGAGGTGGGGGTGGACCTGGAGCGCAAGCTGCAGCCCGCCTACGCCTTTGAAACATGGTGCTTCGCCGTGCGCGTGGCCGCGCGCGAGCTGCACCCGGACGTGCCCGACGACGTGGGCTACGCGCTGCTGGGTGAGCGCCTGGTGGACGGCTACCGGGAGACGGTGCTGGGCCGCGCGGCCTTCGGTGTGATTCAGCTCCTGGGCCCCCGCCGGTGCGTGAGCCGGGCCCGGCAGATGTTCCGTTCCGGGAACAACTACACGGAGACACGCCTGGACGACGTGTCCCCCACCGAAGTGGACCTGTGGATGAACGAGGCCGGGGCCATCCGCTACTTCACGCAAGGCGCGCTACGCGCGGGCCTGCGCGCCGTGGGAGCGCCGCATGCCGAGGTTCAGGTGCGCGCCTTCACCGACGAAGGCGTCACCTACCGGCTCACGTGGCGCAACGGCCACGAGGCCTGA
- a CDS encoding efflux RND transporter permease subunit, whose amino-acid sequence MLLSDVSIRRPVFTAMLSLCLVVLGLMGLGRLGTDLYPDVSFPVVVINTVYKGAGPGEIETQVIKPLEDAVAGISGVDKIHSYSRENVGIVVVQFKMTAPLDRAVQDVRDKVAGIVSRLPQDADAPVIGRVDLGATPILTYAVSAELPSQELRRLIDDRVKPALAQLEGAAEVRVTGGDTREVQIDIDLDKARAAGVSPLGIAQRVASENLDLPAGRLQLGASEMTVRSLGQFQNVDEIRDLPVARSATGAQVRLGEIASVTDGVAERRTLARLNGQDAVILEIVKQPGSNTVAVSEAVRQVMAQMGSVVGHGFQATLLINQSDIIQENAHEVWVALIFGGAMAVLIILIFLLDVRGTFISALALPTSVLGTFFVMYVLDYTLNQMTLLALSLAIGLLIDDAVVVREAITHRLEKGEDPVSAASNGTKDVGLAVLATTLALVAVFVPVAFMPGIVGQFFRQFGITISVAVLISLFISFTLDPMMSARLAKRRVPGEVRQENAVAAALRRFLDGTERVYESILRWVLAHKWTTVGLTLVLLVVSFGGASRLGMEFMPAEDRSQFFVDLTLPDSASIRETEARTADAEVLLRQLPEVTDVYSIVGKDGDVNKSRMRVLTVGKDARTKGIQVLKEDARALLEPGLVGTRVNLSDPPILEGMGDYYPIMVRITGPDLARVNEEAERVAGILRELPGTADVRVESNPPKPEMQVLIDRARASDVDLHAGALATQLRLAIGGDVVAKLREGITETDIRVRLSEKDRATPERVRQLEVYTPSGLRPLTDVARVEMKNGPSLIEHENRERQIAVYSQLGPGAALGDIARELKARVAAQPLPPGYALIYDGQMKNLDEQNDAFGAAFGLAFVFIYMVLASQFESYKHPLTIMVSLPLALVGALLGLVVTGFHLSMGAMIGIILLMGLVTKNAILLIDGALQNLREGDTVDEALLKAGPRRLRPILMTSAAMAIAMVPTAVGSGTGSEFRAPMAISVIGGVITSTFLTLLVVPVVFAGMERLGFKRRLPRDDAAAPPHQVEPKPGQAA is encoded by the coding sequence ATGCTGCTCAGCGACGTCTCCATCCGCAGGCCCGTCTTCACCGCGATGTTGTCGCTGTGCCTCGTCGTGCTCGGCCTCATGGGCCTGGGCCGCCTGGGCACCGACCTCTATCCGGACGTGTCCTTCCCGGTGGTGGTCATCAACACCGTCTACAAAGGCGCGGGTCCGGGCGAAATCGAAACGCAGGTCATCAAGCCCCTCGAAGACGCCGTCGCTGGCATCAGCGGCGTGGACAAGATTCACTCCTACAGCCGGGAGAACGTGGGCATCGTGGTGGTGCAGTTCAAGATGACCGCCCCGCTGGACCGCGCGGTGCAGGACGTGCGCGACAAGGTCGCCGGCATCGTCAGTCGCCTGCCCCAGGACGCGGACGCGCCCGTCATCGGCCGCGTGGACCTGGGGGCCACGCCCATCCTCACCTACGCCGTCTCGGCGGAGCTGCCCTCGCAGGAGCTGCGCCGGCTCATCGATGACCGCGTGAAGCCCGCGCTCGCGCAGTTGGAAGGCGCCGCCGAGGTGCGCGTCACGGGGGGAGACACGCGCGAGGTGCAAATCGACATCGATTTGGACAAGGCGCGCGCGGCGGGCGTGTCCCCGCTGGGCATCGCCCAGCGCGTGGCGTCGGAGAACCTTGACCTGCCCGCGGGCCGGCTCCAGCTGGGCGCCTCCGAGATGACGGTGCGCTCGCTGGGGCAGTTCCAGAACGTGGATGAAATCCGCGACCTGCCGGTGGCACGCAGCGCGACGGGCGCGCAGGTGCGGCTGGGCGAAATCGCCAGCGTGACGGACGGCGTGGCGGAGCGGCGCACCCTGGCGCGCCTCAACGGGCAGGACGCCGTCATCCTGGAAATCGTCAAGCAGCCGGGCTCCAACACCGTCGCGGTGAGCGAGGCGGTGCGGCAGGTGATGGCGCAGATGGGCTCGGTGGTGGGGCATGGCTTCCAGGCCACGCTGCTCATCAACCAGTCGGACATCATCCAGGAGAACGCGCACGAGGTCTGGGTGGCGCTCATCTTCGGTGGCGCGATGGCGGTGCTCATCATCCTCATCTTCCTGCTGGACGTGCGCGGCACCTTCATCTCGGCGCTGGCGCTGCCCACCTCCGTGCTGGGCACCTTCTTCGTGATGTACGTGCTGGACTACACGCTCAACCAGATGACGCTGCTGGCCCTCTCGCTGGCCATCGGTCTGCTCATCGACGACGCGGTGGTGGTTCGCGAGGCGATTACCCACCGGCTGGAGAAGGGCGAGGACCCGGTGAGCGCCGCGTCCAACGGCACCAAGGACGTGGGCCTGGCGGTGCTCGCCACCACGCTGGCGCTGGTGGCGGTGTTCGTGCCGGTGGCCTTCATGCCCGGCATCGTCGGCCAGTTCTTCCGGCAGTTCGGCATCACCATCTCCGTGGCGGTGCTGATTTCCCTGTTCATCTCCTTCACGCTGGACCCGATGATGTCAGCGCGGCTGGCGAAGCGGCGCGTGCCGGGCGAGGTCCGCCAGGAGAACGCGGTGGCCGCGGCGCTGCGCCGCTTCCTGGACGGCACCGAGCGCGTCTACGAGTCCATCCTCCGCTGGGTGCTGGCGCACAAGTGGACGACGGTGGGCCTCACGCTGGTGCTGCTGGTGGTGTCCTTCGGAGGCGCCAGCCGCCTGGGCATGGAGTTCATGCCCGCGGAGGACCGCTCACAGTTCTTCGTGGACCTGACGCTGCCGGACTCGGCCAGCATCCGGGAGACGGAGGCCCGCACCGCCGACGCGGAGGTGTTGCTGCGCCAGCTTCCGGAGGTGACGGACGTCTACTCCATCGTCGGCAAGGACGGCGATGTGAACAAGTCCCGCATGCGCGTGCTGACGGTGGGCAAGGACGCGCGCACCAAGGGCATCCAGGTGCTGAAGGAGGACGCGCGAGCGCTGCTGGAGCCAGGGCTGGTGGGCACGCGGGTGAACCTGAGCGACCCGCCCATCCTGGAGGGCATGGGCGACTACTACCCCATCATGGTGCGCATCACCGGACCGGACCTGGCGCGCGTCAACGAGGAGGCTGAGCGCGTCGCGGGCATCCTCCGCGAGCTGCCGGGCACCGCGGACGTGCGCGTGGAGTCCAACCCGCCCAAGCCGGAGATGCAGGTGCTCATCGACCGCGCGCGCGCCAGCGACGTGGACCTGCACGCGGGCGCGCTGGCCACGCAGTTGCGGCTGGCCATTGGTGGTGACGTGGTGGCGAAGTTGCGCGAGGGCATCACCGAGACGGACATCCGCGTGCGCCTGTCGGAGAAGGACCGCGCCACGCCGGAGCGCGTGCGCCAACTGGAGGTGTACACGCCCAGCGGCCTGCGCCCGCTGACGGACGTGGCCCGGGTGGAGATGAAGAACGGCCCCAGCCTCATCGAGCATGAGAACCGCGAGCGGCAAATCGCCGTGTACTCACAGTTGGGCCCGGGCGCGGCGCTGGGCGACATCGCCCGGGAGCTGAAGGCGCGCGTGGCGGCCCAGCCGCTGCCACCGGGCTACGCGCTCATCTACGACGGGCAGATGAAGAACCTGGACGAGCAGAACGACGCCTTCGGCGCGGCGTTCGGTCTGGCCTTCGTCTTCATCTACATGGTGCTCGCCAGCCAGTTCGAGTCCTACAAGCACCCGCTCACCATCATGGTGTCGTTGCCACTGGCCCTGGTGGGCGCGCTGCTGGGACTGGTGGTCACGGGCTTCCACCTGTCCATGGGTGCCATGATTGGCATCATCCTGCTGATGGGCCTGGTGACGAAGAACGCGATTCTGCTCATCGACGGCGCGCTTCAGAACCTGCGGGAAGGCGACACGGTGGACGAAGCGCTGCTCAAGGCGGGCCCGCGCCGGCTGCGGCCCATCCTGATGACGAGCGCGGCCATGGCCATCGCCATGGTGCCCACGGCGGTGGGCTCGGGCACGGGTTCGGAGTTCCGCGCACCCATGGCCATCTCCGTGATTGGTGGCGTCATCACCTCCACCTTCCTCACGCTGCTGGTGGTGCCGGTGGTGTTCGCCGGCATGGAGCGCCTGGGCTTCAAGCGCCGCCTTCCGCGCGACGATGCTGCTGCGCCGCCGCACCAGGTGGAGCCCAAGCCCGGTCAGGCGGCCTGA
- a CDS encoding efflux RND transporter periplasmic adaptor subunit, translated as MKPNLKPSAVRVFAAAGMATAVLSLTACQKADASSSPPAKGSAQEVVPTVKVVSARTVRAAPSESVTGTLFPAQGLMVGFEVGGRLSVVRVKKGQGVKKGDVLAQLDPEIADAQVAQAEAAVAAAEAASTMAADVAARNEKLQQQGGVSEVAHRTASANAAQAQAQWMAAKAQLAQARASRRRHDLRAPFDGTLIDAPEQTGATVAPGTPLFNLERLDTLLLKTTVSEALRSQLEPGAKVRVESVGARVSSDEAVVRTILPSADPATRRIPVELAVPNADGRFVAHTLARAVLSLGQVQDAQVLPGTALSALNGDHVWVVASGQVRRVDVRVLERREQGEVVVLASSPLDSVVDHPTPGLSQGARVSVK; from the coding sequence GTGAAACCCAACCTGAAGCCGTCCGCTGTCCGCGTGTTCGCCGCGGCGGGCATGGCCACCGCCGTGCTGTCGCTGACCGCATGCCAGAAGGCGGATGCCTCGTCGTCGCCGCCCGCCAAGGGGTCGGCGCAGGAGGTGGTGCCCACGGTGAAGGTCGTCTCCGCGCGGACGGTGCGGGCCGCGCCGAGCGAGTCGGTGACGGGGACGCTGTTCCCCGCGCAGGGATTGATGGTGGGCTTCGAGGTGGGAGGCCGCCTGTCGGTCGTCCGGGTGAAGAAGGGGCAGGGGGTGAAGAAGGGTGACGTGCTGGCGCAACTGGACCCGGAGATCGCCGACGCGCAGGTGGCCCAGGCCGAGGCCGCGGTGGCCGCCGCGGAGGCCGCCTCCACCATGGCCGCCGACGTGGCCGCCCGCAACGAGAAGCTCCAGCAGCAGGGTGGGGTGAGCGAGGTGGCCCACCGCACCGCCAGCGCCAATGCGGCGCAGGCGCAGGCGCAGTGGATGGCCGCCAAGGCGCAGCTGGCTCAGGCGCGCGCGTCCCGCCGCCGGCACGACCTGCGGGCGCCCTTCGACGGCACCCTCATCGACGCACCGGAGCAGACGGGCGCGACGGTGGCGCCGGGCACGCCGCTGTTCAACCTGGAGCGCCTGGACACGCTACTCTTGAAGACGACGGTGTCGGAGGCCCTGCGCTCGCAGTTGGAGCCCGGCGCCAAGGTGCGCGTGGAGTCGGTGGGCGCGCGCGTGTCCTCGGACGAGGCGGTGGTGCGCACCATCCTCCCCTCCGCGGACCCCGCCACGCGCCGCATCCCGGTGGAGCTGGCCGTCCCCAACGCGGATGGCCGCTTCGTGGCGCACACGCTGGCGCGGGCGGTCCTCTCGCTGGGGCAGGTGCAGGACGCCCAGGTGCTGCCGGGCACCGCGTTGTCGGCCCTCAACGGGGACCATGTCTGGGTGGTGGCGTCCGGTCAGGTGCGTCGCGTGGACGTGCGGGTGTTGGAGCGGCGCGAGCAGGGCGAGGTGGTGGTGCTGGCGTCCTCGCCGCTCGACTCCGTCGTTGACCACCCCACTCCGGGCCTGTCGCAGGGCGCCCGCGTCTCCGTGAAGTAG
- a CDS encoding TetR/AcrR family transcriptional regulator, protein MARPADPHARSALVSAARREFARRGLKGARIEDITAACGLSKGAFYLHFPSKEALFGEVVGAFESGLMEMNGRRMARMEGFFQTHGIPGAQDRIERSDRYLRFLQLEKEHDLEALDWVWEFRDVSLVLTSGSQGTEFESLLWRVTDAQVERISHDFRRLQEAGAMDPELDARIFASIIVGSFLLLSTQMARLDEKPDLNAWANTLQRLCQEGTRPASPAPSKRVARRPRAAAEKPRKTPRKRS, encoded by the coding sequence ATGGCCCGTCCCGCCGACCCTCACGCTCGCAGTGCGCTGGTGTCCGCGGCCCGGCGGGAGTTCGCGCGCCGGGGGCTGAAGGGGGCGCGCATCGAGGACATCACCGCCGCGTGCGGGCTGTCCAAGGGCGCCTTCTACCTGCACTTCCCGTCCAAGGAGGCGCTGTTCGGGGAGGTGGTGGGCGCGTTCGAGTCCGGGCTGATGGAGATGAACGGGCGTCGCATGGCGCGCATGGAGGGCTTCTTCCAGACGCACGGCATCCCGGGAGCGCAGGACCGCATCGAGCGCAGCGATCGCTACCTGCGGTTCCTCCAACTGGAGAAAGAGCACGACCTGGAGGCCCTGGATTGGGTGTGGGAGTTCCGGGACGTGTCCCTGGTCCTCACCAGCGGCAGCCAGGGCACGGAGTTCGAATCCCTGCTGTGGCGCGTGACGGATGCCCAGGTGGAGCGCATCTCCCACGACTTCCGGCGGCTGCAGGAGGCTGGCGCCATGGACCCGGAGTTGGACGCGCGAATCTTCGCCTCCATCATCGTCGGGTCCTTCCTGCTGCTCTCCACGCAGATGGCGCGGCTGGATGAGAAGCCGGACCTGAACGCGTGGGCGAACACGCTCCAGCGGCTGTGCCAGGAGGGCACCCGTCCGGCGTCGCCCGCCCCGTCCAAGCGTGTTGCGCGCCGGCCCCGGGCCGCCGCCGAGAAACCCCGAAAGACCCCGAGGAAACGCTCGTGA